One Coccinella septempunctata chromosome X, icCocSept1.1, whole genome shotgun sequence genomic window carries:
- the LOC123321878 gene encoding uncharacterized protein LOC123321878, with translation MDRRQLADWKRLLRVMEMVAELPIYHQRGRGGGGRRGRGSRGRGTDGGRGRGTYRRYKWWRGRRAAVKAPVVQEAGASTQGVPEAPPAEAVRPNEVVVEEETRMDVAGPAPSPPLKKKIE, from the exons AGACAATTGGCGGACTGGAAACGACTCCTGCGTGTGATGGAGATGGTCGCCGAATTACCAATCTAC CACCAGAGAGGAAGAGGAGGCGGTGGTAGAAGAGGTAGAGGCAGTAGGGGTCGCGGTACGGATGGAGGGAGAGGCCGCGGCACCTACAGGAGGTACAAATGGTGGCGGGGAAGGAGGGCGGCGGTGAAGGCGCCGGTGGTGCAGGAGGCGGGGGCGTCTACGCAAGGGGTACCGGAGGCGCCTCCAGCAGAGGCCGTCCGGCCAAACGAGGTGGTGGTTGAGGAGGAAACAAGGATGGACGTGGCGGGCCCAGCACCCTCTCcacctctgaaaaaaaaaattgaataa